The Henckelia pumila isolate YLH828 chromosome 2, ASM3356847v2, whole genome shotgun sequence genome includes a window with the following:
- the LOC140885516 gene encoding laccase-15-like, whose amino-acid sequence MISLFKRFHVLIFTILFVSSLCSGTFVHRYRFNVKEASYRRLCKEKKILTVNGQFPGPTLKVHKGDTVIVDVYNRGKYNITIHWHGVKQPRNPWSDGPEYVTQCPIQPGNKFSQRVIFSKEEGTLWWHAHSDWSRATVHGAIIIYPKQGTSYPFPRPDAEIPIILGEWWKKDIMQVYKEFVASGGQPRDSDAYTINGQPGDFYPCSKPGTFKVKVTYGNTYLLRIINADMNEILFFGVAKHKLTVVATDASYTKPLTRNFIAITPGQTMDCLLHANQRQHGRYYMAARAYVNGRGISFDNTTTTGIIRYQGHRGPSTKPSLPYLPYYNDTAAAVNFTYSLRSLDSKSHPCLVPRNISKRFISTISVNAFPCPNQTCTGPNGTRLGASMSNISFVNPTFDILEAYYHGINRGVFGNRFPSYPPLVFNYTADFLPLELEIARRGTEAKFVKYNSSVELVLQGTNLVAGIDHPMHLHGFSFYVVGHGFGNFDERRDPSGYNLVDPPLRNTIGVPRNGWAAVRFKADNPGVWFMHCHFERHLVWGMNTVFIVKNGRHPEERLLPPPPDMPPC is encoded by the exons ATGATCAGTCTTTTTAAACGCTTTCATGTTCTCATTTTCACAATTTTGTTCGTTTCCTCCCTCTGTTCGGGGACCTTCGTTCATCGATATCGTTTCAAT GTGAAGGAAGCGTCATATAGGAGATTATGCAAGGAGAAGAAGATTTTGACGGTGAATGGGCAGTTTCCGGGGCCAACACTGAAAGTTCACAAAGGTGACACTGTAATTGTGGATGTTTATAACAGAGGAAAATACAACATCACCATCCACTG GCATGGGGTGAAACAGCCGAGAAATCCTTGGTCAGATGGCCCTGAGTATGTCACACAATGTCCAATCCAACCTGGAAACAAATTCAGCCAAAGGGTTATATTTTCCAAAGAAGAAGGGACGTTATGGTGGCATGCGCATAGCGATTGGTCTCGTGCTACGGTGCATGGCGCGATTATCATCTACCCAAAACAGGGAACATCCTACCCGTTCCCTCGACCCGATGCAGAGATTCCGATCATACTAG GGGAGTGGTGGAAAAAGGATATAATGCAAGTATATAAGGAATTTGTTGCTAGTGGAGGGCAACCGAGGGATTCTGATGCATATACCATAAATGGTCAACCTGGGGATTTTTATCCATGCTCAAAACCTG GTACATTTAAGGTGAAGGTGACATATGGCAACACATATCTCCTTCGTATAATCAATGCGGACATGAATGAAATCCTCTTCTTTGGGGTGGCTAAACACAAGCTAACAGTTGTTGCAACGGATGCAAGCTACACAAAGCCACTGACCAGAAATTTTATCGCGATCACCCCCGGCCAGACCATGGACTGCCTTCTACACGCCAATCAACGACAACACGGCCGCTACTACATGGCGGCCAGAGCGTATGTGAATGGCCGTGGGATTAGTTTTGATAACACGACGACTACAG GAATCATAAGATATCAAGGGCATCGCGGTCCTTCCACGAAGCCTAGTTTGCCCTACCTTCCCTACTACAACGACACTGCAGCAGCTGTAAACTTCACATACAGCCTCAGAAGCCTGGACTCCAAATCCCATCCTTGCTTAGTCCCTCGCAACATATCCAAACGCTTCATATCAACAATCTCCGTAAACGCTTTCCCATGTCCAAACCAAACATGCACAGGCCCGAACGGGACCCGTCTCGGCGCCAGCATGAGCAACATTAGCTTCGTGAACCCTACGTTCGACATCCTGGAGGCCTACTACCACGGCATTAATCGCGGCGTGTTCGGCAACCGTTTCCCGAGTTATCCGCCCTTGGTGTTCAACTACACCGCGGATTTTCTTCCCCTGGAGCTGGAGATCGCCAGAAGAGGGACGGAGGCGAAATTCGTCAAGTATAACTCATCGGTGGAGCTGGTTTTACAAGGCACCAATCTTGTTGCGGGAATAGATCATCCCATGCATTTACATGGATTCAGTTTCTACGTCGTGGGACACGGGTTCGGGAATTTCGACGAGCGCCGCGACCCGTCGGGATATAATCTCGTCGACCCTCCTCTGCGTAACACCATCGGTGTCCCGAGGAATGGATGGGCTGCTGTCCGATTCAAGGCAGATAATCCAG gGGTATGGTTTATGCATTGCCATTTTGAGCGTCACCTTGTGTGGGGAATGAACACAGTTTTTATCGTGAAGAACGGGAGACACCCGGAGGAACGGTTACTGCCACCGCCACCGGATATGCCGCCGTGTTGA
- the LOC140885515 gene encoding laccase-14-like, which produces MMRLSSSMAMLPLLAFMFLGFALSIHAMTHHHYFVVTDTPYSRLCSNKSILTVNGQFPGPTIYVTQGDTIVIDVINKAKENITIHWHGVKQIRFPWSDGPEYITQCPIRPGTMFNQRIVLSDEIGTLWWHAHSDWSRATVHGALVVYPKIKNDYPFPTPYAEIPLILGEWWKSDIQAVLSEFLRSGGDPNVSDAFLINGQPGDLYQCSKNDTFKVIVEYGKTYLFRMVNSVMNNIMFFKIANHNITVVGSDGSYTKPLISDYITISPGQTIDFLLEANQKPSQYYMAARVYASAATFDNTTTTAIVEYQGNYTTPSSPSLPTLPAINDTLASTNFTGKLRSLADKTHPIDVPLNPSTILFFTLSINLLPCDNNATNCTGPFNGRLGASLNNNSFVLPRVSILQAYYDRIKGVYTQDFPSNPPLKYNYTEPFVPQDLWRSGNGTRVRVLKYNSTVELVFQGTNSVAGIDHPMHLHGHSFYVVGWGFGNFDKDKDPLNYNLVDPPFQNTIAVPRNGWTAIRFRANNPGVWLMHCHLERHISWGMEMVFIVKNGKGTNATMLPPPKDFPRC; this is translated from the exons ATGATGAGGTTATCTTCGAGTATGGCAATGTTGCCTTTGTTGGCTTTTATGTTCCTCGGTTTTGCTCTTTCTATCCATGCAATGACCCATCACCATTACTTTGTG GTAACGGACACACCTTATAGCAGGCTTTGCAGCAACAAGAGCATATTAACAGTAAATGGCCAATTTCCAGGACCGACTATATATGTCACCCAAGGTGACACAATTGTCATTGATGTCATTAACAAGGCCAAAGAAAACATAACCATTCATTG GCATGGTGTGAAGCAGATAAGATTTCCGTGGTCGGACGGACCGGAGTACATTACTCAATGCCCCATTCGGCCTGGAACCATGTTTAACCAAAGGATTGTTCTGTCGGACGAGATAGGAACTCTGTGGTGGCACGCCCATAGCGACTGGTCGCGAGCCACCGTGCACGGTGCACTCGTGGTTTACCCCAAGATAAAAAATGACTATCCTTTTCCTACACCTTATGCAGAAATTCCACTCATATTAG GGGAGTGGTGGAAGAGTGATATTCAGGCTGTTTTGAGTGAATTTCTACGAAGTGGAGGGGATCCAAATGTGTCTGATGCTTTCCTCATCAATGGCCAACCTGGAGATTTATATCAATGCTCAAAAAATG ACACGTTCAAAGTAATTGTGGAATACGGCAAGACATATTTGTTCCGAATGGTGAATTCCGTAATGAACAACATTATGTTCTTCAAAATCGCAAACCACAACATCACAGTCGTCGGATCGGATGGGAGCTACACGAAGCCATTAATCAGCGACTACATCACCATCTCCCCTGGCCAAACCATCGATTTCTTGCTCGAAGCCAACCAAAAACCTAGCCAATATTACATGGCTGCTAGGGTTTATGCGAGTGCTGCAACTTTCGACAACACGACCACTACCGCCATCGTTGAGTACCAAGGAAACTACACTACACCATCTTCTCCCTCTCTCCCTACTCTCCCCGCAATAAACGACACCCTTGCGTCGACGAATTTTACGGGGAAACTCAGAAGTTTGGCTGATAAAACCCATCCCATTGACGTCCCTTTGAACCCTAGCACGATCTTGTTCTTTACGCTTTCTATCAACTTACTCCCGTGTGACAATAATGCTACAAACTGCACCGGGCCGTTCAACGGGAGACTTGGAGCGAGCCTGAATAACAACAGTTTCGTTCTACCTAGGGTTTCCATTCTCCAAGCTTATTATGATCGGATAAAGGGTGTTTACACACAAGATTTCCCAAGTAATCCACCACTTAAATATAATTACACCGAACCATTTGTTCCCCAAGACTTGTGGAGGTCGGGCAATGGAACAAGGGTTAGGGTTCTTAAATATAACTCTACCGTGGAACTTGTCTTCCAAGGGACAAATAGTGTTGCCGGTATAGATCATCCCATGCACTTGCATGGACACAGCTTTTATGTCGTCGGATGGGGATTCGGAAACTTCGATAAGGATAAGGATCCTTTGAACTATAATCTAGTCGACCCTCCGTTCCAAAACACGATCGCGGTTCCAAGAAATGGATGGACAGCCATCAGATTCAGAGCAAATAATCCAG GTGTTTGGCTCATGCATTGTCATTTAGAGCGTCACATAAGTTGGGGAATGGAGATGGTGTTCATTGTTAAAAATGGAAAGGGCACAAATGCCACGATGTTGCCCCCTCCTAAAGATTTTCCAAgatgctag